From the Halichoerus grypus chromosome 3, mHalGry1.hap1.1, whole genome shotgun sequence genome, one window contains:
- the FAM241A gene encoding uncharacterized protein FAM241A isoform X2, producing MHFPKPASVFHIKKRSRLEQPHLAQTSPSWVFHFQSQSQQDIEESQNHTGEPVGDDYKKMGTLFGELNKSLIDMGFTRMYFGERIVEPVIVIFFWIMLWFLGLQALGLVAVLCLVIIYVQQ from the exons ATGCACTTTCCAAAGCCAGCTTCTG tttttcatattaaaaaacgAAGCAGGCTGGAGCAGCCACATCTTGCCCAGACCAGCCCTTCCTGGGTCTTCCACTTCCAATCTCAATCCCAGCAG GATATTGAAGAATCACAAAACCACACTGGCGAACCTGTTGGAGATGACTACAAAAAGATGGGAACGCTTTTTGGTGAATTGAACAAAAGCCTCATCGACATGGGCTTCACAAGGATGTATTTTGGAGAACGAATTGTGGAACCAGTAATAGtcattttcttttggattatGCTGTGGTTCCTTGGCTTACAAGCCCTTGGACTAGTTGCTGTTCTTTGCCTTGTCATTATTTATGTGCAACAGTAA